In one Drosophila albomicans strain 15112-1751.03 chromosome X, ASM965048v2, whole genome shotgun sequence genomic region, the following are encoded:
- the LOC117578114 gene encoding uncharacterized protein LOC117578114 isoform X2, which translates to MESNNGEDFEDDRIPFKKIFQKRKKSSERTRDKKLRQNRQLRKSMVPKNALMALNEVKGINISDFTINSNPDGGFTAIVTVNSVQYEGKGHSKMASKNLACEKALRDYIIARMTPRPRSTPKTATTGGDGAVEPMVTNDGEPSDTPEDDVPMLNLASFAIYKLFAEWEREGFVVPEMHPSSGGNSNAQSNAQDAPAAAAAVVPKEPKKPPVRTELPASWETMHPATLLCVMRPGLSYVDHGCIGDKPNIMQCLGVIVDNQEFTANGRSKKIARRNVAVNVCNSLFNTNFTYEEY; encoded by the exons ATGGAGTCCAACAACGGCGAGGACTTTGAAGATGATAGAATAccatttaagaaaatattccaaaaacgCAAGAAGTCTTCGG AGAGGACACGCGACAAGAAACTGCGTCAGAATCGTCAATTGCGCAAGTCCATGGTGCCCAAGAATGCGTTGATGGCATTGAACGAGGTCAAGGGCATAAACATTAGTGACTTTACGATCAACAGTAACCCGGATGGCGGCTTTACCGCTATTGTCACTGTTAATTCGGTGCAGTACGAGGGCAAGGGTCACTCGAAGATGGCATCAAAAAATTTGGCTTGCGAAAAGGCTTTGCGCGATTACATTATTGCCAGAATGACACCAAGGCCGCGTTCAACACCAAAGACAGCAACTACAGGTGGCGATGGAGCAGTAGAGCCGATGGTTACAAACGATGGCGAGCCATCTGATACACCAGAAGATGATGTACCCATGTTGAATTTGGCttcatttgccatttacaAGCTGTTTGCCGAATGGGAACGCGAGGGTTTCGTTGTACCCGAAATGCATCCTTCATCCGGTGGTAATTCCAACGCTCAATCAAATGCCCAAGATGCGCCAGCGgccgctgctgcagttgtgCCCAAGGAGCCAAAGAAGCCGCCTGTGCGGACTGAGCTGCCAGCCAGCTGGGAGACGATGCATCCAGCTACATTATTATGCGTT ATGCGTCCAGGACTTTCTTATGTTGATCACGGTTGCATTGGCGACAAACCAAATATTATGCAGTGTCTGGGAGTTATTGTGGACAATCAGGAGTTTACCGCCAATGGGCGTTCGAAGAAGATTGCACGTCGCAATGTCGCCGTTAATGTCTGTAACAGTCTGTTCAATACGAACTTCACATACGAAGAGTATTAA
- the LOC117578114 gene encoding uncharacterized protein LOC117578114 isoform X1, whose protein sequence is MNRTRRNVVNKPFVSGGVYNPNAAAAAAAAATPAPQPLENVETTPITVKAELTTPAKSNNSREVDAADQNVEMESNNGEDFEDDRIPFKKIFQKRKKSSERTRDKKLRQNRQLRKSMVPKNALMALNEVKGINISDFTINSNPDGGFTAIVTVNSVQYEGKGHSKMASKNLACEKALRDYIIARMTPRPRSTPKTATTGGDGAVEPMVTNDGEPSDTPEDDVPMLNLASFAIYKLFAEWEREGFVVPEMHPSSGGNSNAQSNAQDAPAAAAAVVPKEPKKPPVRTELPASWETMHPATLLCVMRPGLSYVDHGCIGDKPNIMQCLGVIVDNQEFTANGRSKKIARRNVAVNVCNSLFNTNFTYEEY, encoded by the exons ATGAACCGCACACGCCGCAACGTTGTAAATAAACCATTTGTTTCTGGTGGTGTCTAC AATCCCAatgcagctgccgctgcagcagcggctgcgACGCCGGCTCCGCAGCCATTGGAAAATGTGGAGACAACGCCGATAACCGTCAAGGCAGAATTGACTACTccagcaaaaagcaacaattCCCGCGAAGTGGATGCCGCGGATCAAAATGTTGAGATGGAGTCCAACAACGGCGAGGACTTTGAAGATGATAGAATAccatttaagaaaatattccaaaaacgCAAGAAGTCTTCGG AGAGGACACGCGACAAGAAACTGCGTCAGAATCGTCAATTGCGCAAGTCCATGGTGCCCAAGAATGCGTTGATGGCATTGAACGAGGTCAAGGGCATAAACATTAGTGACTTTACGATCAACAGTAACCCGGATGGCGGCTTTACCGCTATTGTCACTGTTAATTCGGTGCAGTACGAGGGCAAGGGTCACTCGAAGATGGCATCAAAAAATTTGGCTTGCGAAAAGGCTTTGCGCGATTACATTATTGCCAGAATGACACCAAGGCCGCGTTCAACACCAAAGACAGCAACTACAGGTGGCGATGGAGCAGTAGAGCCGATGGTTACAAACGATGGCGAGCCATCTGATACACCAGAAGATGATGTACCCATGTTGAATTTGGCttcatttgccatttacaAGCTGTTTGCCGAATGGGAACGCGAGGGTTTCGTTGTACCCGAAATGCATCCTTCATCCGGTGGTAATTCCAACGCTCAATCAAATGCCCAAGATGCGCCAGCGgccgctgctgcagttgtgCCCAAGGAGCCAAAGAAGCCGCCTGTGCGGACTGAGCTGCCAGCCAGCTGGGAGACGATGCATCCAGCTACATTATTATGCGTT ATGCGTCCAGGACTTTCTTATGTTGATCACGGTTGCATTGGCGACAAACCAAATATTATGCAGTGTCTGGGAGTTATTGTGGACAATCAGGAGTTTACCGCCAATGGGCGTTCGAAGAAGATTGCACGTCGCAATGTCGCCGTTAATGTCTGTAACAGTCTGTTCAATACGAACTTCACATACGAAGAGTATTAA
- the LOC117578112 gene encoding solute carrier family 35 member E1 homolog — protein MLGGKRTGSRHVVVVILMCLFWYIISSSNNVIGKMVLNEFPFPMTVTLVQLCSITLYSGPFFNLWRIRKYQEIPRAYYMRLIVPLAIGKLLASVTSHISLWKVPVSYAHTVKATMPLFTVILTRLFFGEKQPTLVYLSLLPIITGVAIATVTEISFDMLGLISALISTMGFSMQNIFSKKVLKDTGIHHLRLLHLLGKLSLFIFLPLWLYMDSVAVFRHTAIKNLDYRVIALLFTDGVLNWMQNIIAFSVLSLVTPLTYAVASASKRIFVIAVSLLILGNPVTWVNCLGMTLAIIGVLCYNRAKQITKGRELPTTVTTSSSSLPSNHVKYTPLQHNNDSYYRTSTMNGGHKGAGTTTLSMPPMTTNSLLANGSGMPNGSATRLLFV, from the exons ATGTTGGGTGGAAAACGCACAGGATCGCGACATGTTGTGGTCGTCATATTGATGTGTCTCTTCTGGTACATTATCTCGTCGAGCAACAATGTGATTGGCAAAATGGTGCTCAATGAGTTCCCCTTTCCCATGACCGTCACCCTCGTTCAGTTGTGCAGCATCACGTTGTACAGTGGGCCATTCTTTAATTTGTGGCGCATTCGCAAATATCAGGAAATACCCAGAGCATACTATATGCGTTTAATAGTGCCGCTGGCCATTGGCAAACTGCTCGCCTCGGTGACATCGCATATATCACTGTGGAAAGTGCCCGTTTCCTATGCGCACACAG tgaAGGCAACAATGCCGCTTTTTACCGTGATACTGACGCGCCTATTCTTTGGCGAGAAACAACCGACACTGGTCTATCTCAGTCTCCTGCCCATCATCACTGGCGTGGCAATTGCCACTGTGACGGAAATCTCATTCGATATGCTGGGACTGATCAGTGCGCTCATCTCCACCATGGGCTTTTCCATGCAGAACATCTTCTCCAAGAAG GTGCTCAAGGATACGGGCATTCATCATTTGCGATTGCTGCATCTGCTGGGCAAGCTGTCGCTATTCATTTTCCTGCCTCTCTGGCTGTACATGGACAGCGTAGCTGTCTTCCGGCACACAGCCATT AAAAATCTTGACTATCGTGTAATTGCGCTGCTCTTCACGGACGGCGTGCTCAACTGGATGCAGAACATCATAGCGTTCAGTGTGCTGTCCCTGGTTACACCGCTCACTTATGCCGTGGCCAGCGCATCGAAACGGATCTTTGTCATCGCCGTATCGCTGCTCATATTGGGCAATCCGGTGACCTGGGTCAATTGCCTGGGCATGACGCTGGCCATCATTGGTGTGCTCTGCTACAATCGTGCCAAGCAAATCACAAAGGGACGAGAGCTGCCCACCACAGTAAcgacatcgtcgtcatcattgCCAAGCAATCATGTGAAGTACACGCCGTTGCAGCACAACAACGATTCATATTATCGCACAAGCACCATGAATGGTGGCCACAAAGGTGCAGGGACAACAACGCTGTCCATGCCGCCAATGACCACAAATAGTTTGCTGGCAAATGGCAGCGGCATGCCAAACGGGAGTGCCACgcgtttgctttttgtttag
- the LOC117578111 gene encoding protein tilB, whose translation MSSVWLDKSKYIFIQIVAKQKKENTAMVRITEALVRKKSEHNERLISTLEELSLHQEDIESIEHLQNWCRDLKILLLQSNLIGRLENLHKLKRLEYLNVAVNNIERIENLEALESLNKLDLTLNFIGELTSIESLRGNYNLRELLLIGNPCVDYPHYRDFVVGTLPQLHNLDCQEILPSERLQAQRLRQQHRIIIVQCQADQAMSRDEQRIRVAEQQSQLAAQCANLEDEEERIRAFWNSKSEHCPEIRTQIARQHRLGREKSVSKPNPLTEKPKRTPHLFAPCGRPYNINQAKLPFNFQDEPSHYSLLLEVYKHLDTSLIDVDVQPNYVRVTVKGKIFQIAYHDEVKPLESQVQRSQITGHLQLMLPKLKANELLSFKQPKQPSAAAAKRASSASAGKERNSDVVDISNICAPPDLPDLI comes from the exons atgtCGTCAGTCTGGCTAGACAAAtccaaatacatatttatacaaattgttgcaaaacagaaaaaggaaaacacgGCCATGGTGCGCA TCACTGAAGCTTTGGTGCGCAAGAAATCGGAGCATAATGAGCGTTTAATTAGCACACTCGAGGAGTTGTCACTGCACCAAGAGGACATTGAAAGCATTGAGCATCTGCAGAATTGGTGTCGGGATCTCAAAATCCTTTTGCTGCAGTCCAATTTGATTGGACGCTTAGAAAATCTACACAAACTGAAGCGTCTCGAATATCTCAATGTGGCCGTGAACAACATTGAACGCATCGAGAATCTCGAGGCTCTCGAATCGCTCAACAAACTCGATCTCACGCTCAACTTTATAGGCGAATTGACCAGCATCGAATCGCTACGTGGCAATTACAATCTACGCGAACTGCTCCTCATTGGCAATCCGTGCGTCGATTATCCGCATTATCGCGACTTTGTCGTGGGCACTTTGCCGCAATTGCACAACCTTGACTGCCAGGAGATTTTGCCATCGGAACGCTTGCAGGCGCAACGTCTGCGCCAGCAGCATCGCATCATCATTGTGCAGTGTCAAGCGGATCAGGCAATGTCTCGCGATGAGCAGCGCATACGTGTTGCCGAGCAGCAATCGCAGCTGGCGGCCCAGTGTGCCAACCtcgaggatgaggaggagcgCATACGCGCCTTCTGGAATTCCAAGAGCGAGCATTGTCCCGAGATACGCACACAGATTGCGCGACAGCACAGGCTGGGGCGAGAGAAGAGCGTCTCAAAGCCGAATCCGTTGACGGAGAAGCCCAAGCGGACACCGCATCTGTTTGCCCCATGTGGACGACCCTATAATATCAATCAGGCCAAGTTGCCATTCAATTTCCAGGACGAACCGTCCCATTACAGTCTGCTGCTCGAGGTCTACAA GCACTTGGACACCTCGTTGATCGATGTGGATGTCCAGCCAAATTATGTGCGTGTCACGGTCAAGGGCAAAATCTTTCAAATTGCCTACCACGACGAGGTGAAGCCGTTGGAGTCGCAAGTACAACGCTCCCAGATCACAGGGCATCTGCAGCTGATGCTGCCAAAGCTCAAGGCCAACGAGTTGCTTAGTTTCAAACAGCCTAAGCAgccttcagctgctgctgccaagaG AGCTTCTTCGGCTTCGGCTGGCAAGGAACGCAACAGCGACGTGGTGGACATCAGCAACATCTGTGCGCCTCCCGATCTGCCCGATTTGATctaa
- the LOC117578116 gene encoding uncharacterized protein LOC117578116, which produces MANDKDKEDIDNDILRALSDHEVDELLQLYGNKFGPLNFHYLLLHNQRKWDRQLDAAGIDRADVAYKSLRKRFYTHRQGDFRRYGTYVSLHEDIVQSVSFYSWQPTAPTELFECLERTQRIAWSAGALLTNVDLDYAPRIKELALSKGAAGLQPRQCFGMVLPHAEARVLEVPELLSEFELRPLRDEDAIAVHAIWPNKGEGSLAYLRALIRFNRTLGACRSDTGELIAWIFQNDFAGLGMLQVLPKAERRGLGGLLASAMSKLIAKGETTTLTAWIVSTNWRSEQLLGRIGYRKHIVNEWIKLLPASESIN; this is translated from the exons ATGGCTAACGATAAGGATAAAGAAgatatcgataacgatatACTGCGGGCACTTAGCGATCACGAAGTCGATGAATTGCTGCAGCTGTATGGCAATAAGTTTGGTCCCCTCAACTTCCATTACCTGTTGCTTCACAATCAACGCAAATGGGATCGTCAATTAGATGCCGCTGGCATTGACCGTGCTGATGTTGCCTACAAATCGCTGCGCAAACGATTCTATACACATCGTCAGGGTGATTTCCGTCGCTACGGGACCTATGTCAGTCTTCACGAGGACATTGTCCAGAGCGTCTCGTTCTACAGTTGGCAACCGACTGCGCCCACCGAACTCTTTGAGTGCTTGGAGCGCACACAGCGCATTGCCTGGTCAGCGGGTGCTCTGTTGACCAACGTGGATCTGGACTACGCCCCGCGCATCAAGGAGTTGGCACTGTCCAAGGGCGCTGCCGGCTTGCAGCCGCGACAATGCTTTGGCATGGTTTTGCCCCATGCCGAGGCACGCGTATTAGAAGTACCCGAGTTGCTATCGGAGTTTGAGCTGCGTCCGTTGCGCGACGAGGATGCGATCGCTGTGCATGCCATTTGGCCAAATAAGGGCGAAGGATCACTGGCATATTTACGTGCGCTCATTCGCTTCAATCGTACATTGGGCGCCTGTCGAAGCGACACCGGCGAACTGATTGCCTGGATATTTCAAAACGATTTCGCTGGCTTAGG CATGCTGCAGGTGCTGCCCAAAGCGGAGCGTCGCGGCCTGGGTGGTTTGCTAGCCTCCGCCATGAGCAAGCTGATAGCCAAGGGAGAGACGACGACGCTTACCGCCTGGATTGTATCCACCAATTGGCGGTCAGAGCAGCTACTGGGGCGCATTGGATATCGGAAACACATTGTCAACGAGTGGATCAAACTGTTGCCCGCCTCGGagtcaattaattaa
- the LOC117578115 gene encoding DDB1- and CUL4-associated factor 7, with translation MSSTAGKRKEIYKYLAPWPLYSMNWSVRPDKRFRLALGSFIEEYNNKVQIISLDEDTSEFSAKSTFDHPYPTTKIMWIPDSKGIYPDLLATSGDYLRVWRAGEPDTRLECVLNNNKNSDFCAPLTSFDWNEVDPNLVGTSSIDTTCTIWGLETGQPHARVYVAGHVKTQLIAHDKEVYDIAFSRAGGGRDMFASVGADGSVRMFDLRHLEHSTIIYEDPAHTALLRLAWNKQDPNYLATVAMDSCEVIILDVRVPCTPVARLSNHRACVNGIAWAPHSSCHICTAGDDHQALIWDIQQMPRAIEDPILAYTAAEGEVNQIQWGATQPDWIAICYNKACEILRV, from the exons ATGTCATCGACCGCCGGCAAACGCAAGGAGATCTACAAATATCTGGCGCCATGGCCATTGTACTCCATGAACTGGAGCGTGAGGCCGGACAAACGTTTTCGCCTTGCGCTCGGCAGCTTTATCGAGgagtacaacaacaaagtgcaaATCATCAGCTTGGACGAGGATACCAGCGAATTTAGTGCTAAAAG CACCTTTGACCATCCATATCCAACAACGAAAATCATGTGGATACCCGACTCCAAGGGCATCTATCCAGATTTATTGGCCACCAGCGGTGATTATTTGCGTGTTTGGCGCGCCGGCGAGCCGGACACGCGTCTCGAGTGCGTcctcaacaataacaagaacagtGACTTTTGTGCCCCACTCACGTCGTTTGATTGGAACGAGGTCGATCCCAATTTGGTTGGCACCTCCTCCATAGACACCACATGCACAATATGGGGCCTCGAGACGGGGCAGCCGCATGCCCGTGTCTATGTTGCCGGCCATGTGAAGACACAGCTGATTGCCCACGACAAAGAGGTCTATGACATTGCATTCTCACGAGCCGGCGGCGGCCGGGATATGTTTGCCTCTGTGGGCGCCGATGGATCTGTGCGCATGTTCGATTTGCGTCATCTCGAGCACTCAACCATTATCTATGAG gatcCTGCACATACGGCGCTGTTGCGCTTGGCCTGGAATAAACAGGATCCGAATTACTTAGCCACAGTTGCCATGGATTCATGCGAAGTTATTATTTTAGATGTTCGTGTTCCTTGTACACCTGTTGCAAGACTGAGCAATCACAGAGCGTGCGTCAACGGTATTGCGTGGGCGCCGCATAG TTCCTGTCACATTTGCACTGCCGGTGATGATCACCAAGCACTGATCTGGGATATACAACAAATGCCACGCGCAATCGAGGATCCAATTTTAGCCTATACAGCTGCTGAAGGCGAAGTCAATCAAATACAATGGGGTGCCACGCAACCCGATTGGATAGCCATTTGCTATAACAAAGCGTGCGAGATCCTGCGGGTCTAA
- the LOC117577748 gene encoding NFU1 iron-sulfur cluster scaffold homolog, mitochondrial, with protein sequence MSKLLSYAAKNTLRNTRLSASQISQCAARDFMHMPPATSAGKTYSTPSLVGKQSLLQQPLAGIPQGMGQQLSKRNMFIQTQDTPNPDSLKFLPGIEVLGKGNTYDFPSATTAHSSPLAKLLFRVEGVRAVFFGADFITISKEEGGEWGIIKPEVFAIIMDFFASGLPILHEARPNADTEIYEDDDETVMMIKELLDTRIRPTVQEDGGDIVFMGYENGIVKLKMQGSCSSCPSSIVTLKNGVQNMLQFYIPEVESVEQVFDDADKMANKEFERFEKSLKQKEQPNAPVSIGGNQN encoded by the exons ATGTCGAAATTACTTTCTTACGCCGCAAAAAATACTTTGCGTAATACACGTCTGAGCGCTAGTCAAAT ATCGCAATGTGCGGCCAGAGATTTTATGCACATGCCGCCGGCGACTTCGGCAGGAAAAACTTATTCAACGCCATCGCTTGTAGGTAAACAATCGTTGCTCCAGCAGCCATTGGCCGGAATTCCCCAGGGAATGGGACAACAGCTGTCAAAGCGCAACATGTTCATTCAGACGCAGGACACACCGAATCCCGATAGCTTAAAGTTTTTGCCGGGCATCGAGGTTCTGGGCAAAGGAAATACTTATGATTTCCCCAGTGCCACAACAGCTCACTCTAGTCCATTGG caAAATTATTGTTTCGTGTGGAAGGTGTTCGTGCCGTATTCTTTGGAGCTGATTTTATAACCATATCCAAGGAGGAGGGCGGTGAATGGGGCATTATAAAACCAGAAGTGTTTGCTATCATTATGGATTTCTTTGCCAGCGGTTTACCCATTTTACACGAAGCCCGTCCCAATGCGGATACGGAAATCTACGAAGATGATGACGAAACGGTCATGATGATTAAGGAATTGTTGGATACACGTATTCGACCCACGGTGCAGGAGGATGGTGGCGATATCGTCTTTATGGGCTATGAAAATGGCATTGTCAAGTTAAAGATGCAGGGCTCGTGTTCGTCCTGTCCCAGCTCCATTGTCACCCTCAAGAATGGTGTACAAAATATGCTGCAATTCTATATACCCGAAGTAGAGTCCGTGGAACAGGTCTTTGATGATGCAgacaaaatggcaaataagGAGTTTGAACGATTCGAAAAGAGTTTGAAGCAAAAGGAACAGCCAAACGCTCCTGTTAGCATCGGTGGTAATCAAAAttag